Proteins encoded in a region of the Isosphaeraceae bacterium EP7 genome:
- a CDS encoding thioredoxin family protein: MISLLLLSVCPNLLGAEPTPIAWRTDLARAQAEALSSNRLLWIQFTGPWCQNCHKMDEETFRDPRVRSRAGAQFIPVTLSTETHEQYALDLGLSVLPSTVIVTPSGQIIARQEGFAEAEAFDGFLAGSLSADGRPSKSPLPDPAESRLAAIKLDGVCPVSLVSDRKIVPGRELMKASYEGSEYRFANAQARSKFLSDPSRFVPRNEGNCPVNLVDKGDLRRGDPRFGLLYRGHLYTFADEPSRAAFLKNPTRYADIDVADRGFCPHCWKNNRTLVRGLPKFSASRSGLRYWFPDSLHLSAFLFRDSSTTARR, translated from the coding sequence ATGATTTCCCTCCTCCTTCTCTCCGTTTGTCCGAACCTTCTCGGGGCCGAGCCGACCCCCATCGCCTGGCGCACCGACCTCGCCCGCGCCCAGGCGGAAGCCCTGTCTTCGAATCGCCTGCTCTGGATCCAGTTCACCGGACCCTGGTGCCAGAACTGCCACAAGATGGACGAGGAGACGTTCCGAGACCCCCGCGTCCGGTCACGCGCCGGGGCCCAGTTCATCCCCGTCACCCTCAGCACCGAGACGCACGAACAGTATGCCCTGGACCTCGGCCTGAGCGTCCTCCCCTCGACGGTGATCGTCACCCCGTCCGGCCAGATCATCGCCAGGCAAGAAGGCTTCGCCGAGGCGGAGGCCTTCGACGGCTTCCTCGCGGGCTCGCTCTCCGCCGACGGCCGGCCGAGCAAGAGCCCCCTGCCCGACCCCGCCGAGTCGAGGCTCGCGGCGATCAAGCTCGACGGCGTCTGCCCCGTCTCGCTGGTCTCCGACCGGAAGATCGTGCCGGGCCGCGAGCTGATGAAGGCCAGCTACGAAGGGTCGGAATATCGCTTCGCCAACGCCCAGGCTCGTTCGAAGTTCCTCTCCGACCCGTCTCGGTTCGTCCCCCGCAACGAGGGGAACTGCCCGGTGAATCTGGTGGACAAAGGGGACCTCCGGCGGGGTGATCCCCGGTTCGGCCTGCTCTACCGAGGCCACCTCTACACGTTCGCCGACGAACCCAGCCGCGCCGCTTTTCTGAAGAATCCCACGCGGTATGCGGACATCGACGTGGCCGATCGGGGCTTCTGCCCGCACTGCTGGAAGAACAACCGGACGTTGGTGCGCGGGTTGCCCAAGTTCTCTGCGTCGAGGTCGGGCCTGCGTTACTGGTTCCCCGACTCGCTGCACCTGAGCGCGTTCCTCTTCCGAGATTCCTCGACCACCGCCCGTCGCTGA
- the rny gene encoding ribonuclease Y, with translation MDGAMLASLSGALALGIAAGYGGCMALIRTRARSARGLASEILAEARRDADSVRREADIRARDESFSRREALEREVDQTRKGLRDLEARLEKRNDLLDQKLDLINKKDREFETVQKFLTDQQEELGRKNTEVKQLLVDHRETLHRLSRLGPEEAREMLLRRLDTEMTHETGGLILKHERSMHETCQQKAREILASAIQRYAAGHTAETTVSTVDIPNDDMKGRIIGREGRNIRAFEKATGVDVIVDDTPGIVIVTGFDNLRRETAKIALEKLIQDGRIHPTRIEEIVLETQEEMERHVRQLGRAAAQEANVSGLHDKLLDYLGKLKFRTSYSQNVLRHSIEVAYLTGNLAEELGLDGALGRRCGLLHDIGKAADHEMEGGHPQIGADLTKRYGEGKEVVHAALGHHDDLRADTPYTVLVAAADAISASRPGARRETLEKYVRRLEELEALVHGFPGVEQAYAIQAGREVRVIADSGRVNDEDAAKLARDIAKAIQAQLTYPGEVKVTVLREMRMVEYAR, from the coding sequence ATGGACGGGGCAATGCTCGCCAGCCTCTCCGGGGCCCTCGCCCTGGGGATCGCCGCCGGCTATGGCGGCTGCATGGCGTTGATCCGGACCCGGGCCAGGTCTGCCCGTGGCCTGGCCTCGGAGATCCTCGCCGAAGCCCGCCGCGACGCCGACTCGGTCCGCCGCGAGGCCGACATCCGCGCCCGCGATGAATCGTTCAGCCGCCGCGAGGCCCTCGAACGCGAGGTCGACCAGACCCGCAAGGGCCTGCGCGACCTGGAAGCCCGGCTCGAGAAGCGCAACGACCTGCTCGACCAGAAACTCGACCTGATCAACAAGAAGGACCGCGAGTTCGAGACGGTCCAGAAGTTCCTCACCGACCAGCAGGAAGAGCTCGGGCGCAAGAATACCGAGGTCAAGCAGCTCCTCGTCGACCATCGCGAGACGCTGCACAGACTCTCGAGGTTAGGCCCCGAGGAGGCCCGCGAGATGCTCCTGCGCCGGCTCGACACCGAGATGACGCACGAGACCGGCGGCCTGATCCTGAAGCATGAACGGTCAATGCACGAGACTTGCCAGCAAAAAGCCCGCGAGATCCTCGCCAGCGCCATCCAGCGGTATGCCGCGGGGCACACGGCCGAGACCACCGTGAGCACCGTCGACATCCCCAATGATGACATGAAGGGGCGCATCATCGGCCGCGAGGGGCGCAATATCCGCGCCTTCGAGAAGGCCACCGGCGTCGACGTCATTGTCGACGACACTCCCGGGATTGTCATCGTCACCGGGTTCGACAACCTGAGGCGCGAGACGGCCAAGATCGCGCTGGAGAAGCTGATCCAGGACGGCCGGATTCACCCGACGCGAATCGAGGAAATCGTCCTGGAAACCCAGGAGGAGATGGAGCGGCACGTCCGCCAGCTCGGCCGGGCCGCCGCCCAGGAGGCCAACGTCTCGGGCCTGCACGACAAGCTGCTCGACTACCTGGGCAAGCTCAAGTTCCGCACCAGCTACAGCCAGAACGTGCTGAGGCACTCGATCGAGGTGGCCTACCTGACGGGTAACCTGGCCGAGGAGCTGGGGCTCGACGGCGCGCTCGGCCGTCGTTGCGGGCTGCTGCACGACATCGGCAAGGCGGCCGATCACGAGATGGAAGGGGGGCACCCGCAGATCGGGGCCGACCTGACCAAGCGCTACGGCGAGGGCAAGGAAGTCGTCCACGCGGCGCTCGGCCATCACGACGACCTGCGGGCCGACACGCCTTATACGGTCCTCGTCGCCGCCGCCGACGCCATCAGCGCCAGCCGTCCCGGCGCCCGCCGCGAGACCCTGGAGAAGTACGTCCGCCGACTCGAAGAGCTGGAAGCCCTGGTGCACGGCTTCCCCGGCGTCGAGCAGGCCTACGCGATCCAGGCGGGCCGCGAGGTTCGCGTGATCGCCGACAGCGGGCGGGTCAACGACGAGGACGCGGCCAAGTTGGCCCGCGACATCGCCAAGGCGATCCAGGCCCAGCTCACCTATCCGGGCGAGGTCAAGGTGACCGTCCTGCGCGAGATGCGCATGGTCGAGTACGCCCGCTAA
- a CDS encoding TIGR00282 family metallophosphoesterase, whose amino-acid sequence MSLNILMIGDVVGGPGRKLVSQLVPRLIRRWNLGLVVCNSENSAGGSGLTTSCYEEIVESGVDVITMGDHIYRKDDIYALIDRDPRILKPANYPEESPGSEYFITKARDGTPVAAFSLMGRTFMKPVDDPFRAANRVLDKIGTQTKVILVDHHAEATSDKQLMGRHLDGRVSAVMGTHTHVATADEQILKGGTAYQTDLGMTGPYDSILGRRVDRVMTSTMTLMPNHFDVATGDPRLCGAYIEIDPATGKATSIRRVSIDQAEAQKIMTA is encoded by the coding sequence ATGTCCCTGAATATCCTGATGATCGGCGACGTGGTCGGCGGGCCCGGGCGCAAGCTCGTCTCGCAGCTCGTCCCCCGGCTCATCCGCCGCTGGAACCTCGGCCTGGTCGTCTGCAATTCGGAGAACTCCGCGGGGGGCTCGGGCCTGACGACTTCCTGCTACGAAGAAATCGTCGAGTCTGGTGTCGACGTCATCACGATGGGCGACCACATCTACCGGAAGGATGACATCTACGCGCTGATCGACCGCGACCCCCGGATCCTCAAGCCGGCGAACTATCCCGAGGAGTCGCCGGGCTCCGAATATTTCATCACCAAGGCGCGCGACGGCACGCCGGTCGCGGCCTTCTCGCTGATGGGCCGGACCTTCATGAAACCGGTCGACGACCCCTTCCGCGCCGCCAACCGGGTACTCGACAAGATCGGCACCCAGACCAAGGTGATCCTGGTCGACCACCACGCCGAGGCGACCAGCGACAAGCAACTGATGGGCCGACACCTCGATGGGCGGGTCTCGGCCGTGATGGGGACGCACACGCACGTCGCCACCGCCGACGAGCAGATCCTCAAGGGGGGGACCGCCTATCAGACCGACCTCGGCATGACCGGCCCCTACGACTCGATCCTCGGCCGGCGCGTGGACCGCGTGATGACGTCGACGATGACCCTCATGCCCAACCACTTCGACGTGGCGACCGGCGATCCCCGGCTCTGCGGGGCCTACATCGAGATCGACCCGGCCACGGGCAAGGCGACCTCGATCCGCCGGGTCTCGATCGACCAGGCCGAGGCCCAGAAGATCATGACCGCCTGA
- a CDS encoding phosphotransferase, whose amino-acid sequence METPPPPLDPTRALRHYPRMLQPRSRIEPLGNAGGFSGASFWRFKSELGTLGLKAWPAPRSLECRRSSIRKIHAYLFDASASDAVLGPILPVPFFNSDRVTFVEESARFWELVPWLPGAPDQSQPRDLARTRIAFAALARLHRALGRDAMSTLTSGMNARMESLDSLDAFGFNELEACIRADQCEQAARAWILLARRTLKALDDRLVEQINVLLPVQPCLGDARPDHFLFDGPKLTGLIDFAAMKFDTVAADLGRLLPDWAGNDRLVRDAALNAYVAVRPLSNEELGAIPVFEQAAAFFAGESWIRWHYIEGRRFDDPVAPRLGLERSVARMIDLFGGRLIT is encoded by the coding sequence ATGGAGACACCCCCGCCACCGCTCGATCCGACTCGGGCACTCCGGCACTATCCCAGGATGCTCCAGCCGCGGTCACGCATTGAGCCCCTGGGCAATGCCGGCGGATTCAGCGGCGCGTCGTTCTGGCGTTTCAAGTCCGAGCTAGGCACACTCGGCCTCAAGGCATGGCCGGCCCCTCGGAGCCTGGAATGCCGACGTAGCAGCATCCGGAAAATTCACGCCTACCTCTTCGACGCATCGGCGAGCGACGCCGTTCTCGGCCCGATCCTCCCCGTCCCCTTCTTCAACTCGGATCGAGTGACCTTCGTCGAGGAGTCCGCGCGATTCTGGGAGCTTGTCCCATGGCTACCGGGGGCGCCGGATCAGAGCCAGCCGAGAGACCTCGCCCGGACTCGGATCGCATTCGCCGCGCTGGCCCGCCTTCATCGAGCCCTGGGCCGCGACGCGATGAGCACGTTGACCTCCGGCATGAATGCCCGGATGGAATCGCTTGATTCCCTGGACGCCTTCGGCTTCAACGAACTGGAAGCCTGCATTCGGGCCGATCAATGTGAACAGGCTGCGAGGGCCTGGATCTTGCTCGCGAGGAGGACGTTGAAGGCGCTCGATGATCGCCTGGTCGAACAAATCAACGTCCTGCTCCCGGTCCAGCCTTGCCTGGGCGACGCGAGGCCCGATCATTTCCTGTTCGACGGCCCGAAGCTGACCGGCCTGATCGACTTCGCGGCGATGAAGTTTGACACGGTCGCGGCCGACCTCGGCCGTTTGCTTCCGGACTGGGCCGGCAATGATCGACTTGTCCGTGACGCCGCCCTGAACGCTTACGTCGCCGTGCGTCCGCTCTCGAATGAAGAACTCGGAGCAATCCCGGTCTTCGAGCAAGCGGCGGCGTTCTTCGCGGGCGAGAGCTGGATCCGCTGGCATTACATCGAGGGTCGCAGATTCGATGATCCCGTTGCTCCGCGGCTCGGCCTGGAGCGGAGCGTTGCCCGGATGATCGACCTGTTCGGCGGGCGGCTCATTACCTGA
- a CDS encoding lysophospholipid acyltransferase family protein — MDLVALLVASAGMLLAPRLMMPRVRPRPEIHGLLTFIWWINATYCTLWHHLDPTVKAPLPARGPAILIANHTSAIDHFLLQVGARRVLGFMIAREFYDNRLYHPICKLLGCIPVKRDGRDLGATRAALRALADGRVVPLFPEGKITAQSGRVIGEGRSGVAYLALKAKVPVIPAYLHGTPESNEFVACLIAPSQSRVVYGPAVDLSDFDAADDRDHATLIRATERLMGAIHALKNSVEEARNADGDTPATARSDSGTPALSQDAPAAVTH, encoded by the coding sequence ATGGATCTCGTCGCGCTTCTGGTCGCCAGCGCAGGGATGCTCCTTGCCCCTCGGCTGATGATGCCCCGCGTCCGGCCCCGGCCCGAGATCCACGGCCTACTCACGTTCATCTGGTGGATCAACGCCACCTACTGCACCCTCTGGCACCACCTCGACCCGACCGTGAAGGCCCCCCTGCCCGCCCGGGGACCGGCGATTCTCATCGCCAACCACACGAGCGCCATCGACCATTTCCTGCTCCAGGTCGGCGCCCGCCGCGTGCTCGGCTTCATGATCGCCCGCGAGTTCTACGACAACCGGCTCTACCACCCCATCTGCAAGCTGCTGGGCTGCATCCCCGTCAAACGCGACGGCCGCGACCTGGGCGCCACCCGCGCCGCGCTGCGGGCGCTGGCCGACGGGCGGGTCGTCCCACTCTTTCCCGAAGGCAAGATTACCGCTCAGTCCGGCCGGGTCATCGGCGAGGGTCGAAGCGGCGTCGCCTATCTCGCCCTCAAGGCCAAGGTCCCCGTCATCCCGGCCTATCTCCACGGGACCCCCGAGAGCAACGAGTTCGTCGCCTGCCTCATCGCCCCTTCGCAATCCAGGGTCGTGTACGGGCCCGCCGTGGACCTCTCCGATTTCGATGCCGCGGACGACCGCGACCATGCGACACTCATCAGGGCGACCGAGCGCTTAATGGGGGCGATCCACGCTTTGAAGAACTCCGTCGAGGAGGCCCGAAACGCCGATGGAGACACCCCCGCCACCGCTCGATCCGACTCGGGCACTCCGGCACTATCCCAGGATGCTCCAGCCGCGGTCACGCATTGA